The sequence GACAACTGGGGGTGTTCATAGCTGTCTTGAACTCAGAGATACAGAGCAGTGATGCGGGTCCAGGAGAACTGGTGTCCTGAGAAGGGCCCTCCCCAGGAATGTGTGAGGACTGGGAGGAGAAGCAGCCCGGATGCACCTGAGACAGCCCTGCCTCTTAAGAGGAGAGTCCTAGGAGGAGACTCAGCAGGAgcccccaggaggaggaggggacccaGGAGAGCAGGGACAGGGGAGAATCGGCTAAGGGGGAATTTCAGGAGGACAGAGCGATGCCCAGAGTCTGTATAGATAAAGGCAAAGCTTGAGTGTGACTTTTGGATCCAGCAAGGAAGCAAGCCCGCAGGGGTCTTGAGCAGGAGAGAGGGCAAAAAAATGTAGTCAGTGACCTACATGACTCTTCTTCAGACTGGGATGGGAGGTATCAGGGACACAGGCCATATCTGCTAGGGACTTGGGATGGGACATTTTTAGAGTGAAAAAGGAGGTGGCGAACAATCCAGGAGAGGGGACGAATGGAGCCAAACCCCTGACTGGCTGAGGGTTGGTTCCAGAGGACTGAATAGTGTAGGATGGATGTCTGCCTAGAGACGGGCTGGAAATGTAAGTAGAAAGGGTACTTCTAGAAGGGGTTGGTACTGTTATCCATGCTTAAAGTGTTAAGTGATTGTCTACCGGGTGCCAGGCAGCGCCTAGATGTGGAGGTTGAAAGGTGAATACATTCCTTTACCCTGAATCCTGAGGAGACCAGAATGTGGGGTCAGAGGGGTTGTAGACAGTGTGTGGTCCCCCTGTCTCCTGAGGACCCAACCCTCTTGAGCAAGCCCGCCTGTGACACTTCCCATGGGGTCCAGGGGAGGCCAAGGTATTGTAGGAGATGGAGAAACCATTTCTTCACCTTGCACAGAAGACAAAATTCACTCGCTGCCCTGCAGTCCTGTGAGGCAACAGCAGGGGCTGAGGCAAGTCCAGCTCACACCCTGGGAGAagggcagggatggggtgggtCAGGGAGGCTCCTGGTTGAGCCTTTGCATCAGGGCCCAGACTGGGCATAAAAGAAGGGTCCCTCGGGCTGGGAGGAGGCAGACTGGGGATCATGGAGACCCAGAGGGCCAGCCTCTCCCTGGGAAGGTGGTCACTGTGGCTACTGCTGCTGGGATTAGTGCTGCCCTCGGCCAGCGCCCAGGCCCCCAGCTACAGGGAAGCCGTGCTTCGTGCTGTGGATCAGCTCAATGAGAAGTCCTCAGAAGCTAATCTCTACCGCCTCCTGGAGCTAGACCCACCTCCAGAGCAGGATGTgagttggggagggggctgggaagggGATCTGTCTCCTGACATCCTTGGCCACACTGTCGCCCCCTTCACTCAGGCTGTACCTCCTGTCAGGAAGGCACTTTGCCCTCTAGGTGGCTCACCTCTTCCAGAAAACCTTCCCAGACCTGGGTTCCCTGCCAGCCCCAGGCTTCCTGCCTTAGCATCTCTGCTGTGGGATCAGGCGCCCTGCATACCTGGCTCCCAGGACTTCTGGGAGCTCCAGGGATGGAGGGGGTCACAGGCTCTGTGAGGCGACGTCCCTGCTGAAGCCCCCTCTGCACCGCGGTGTCTCCCTGCCAGGGAGGCCTCTGTCAGCCTGGAGGTTCCAGGTACAAGGGCTCTCTCTGCAGGCGGCCCTGACCTCCCTCAGCCCCTTTGCGGGGAGGCGCTGCCCTCAGCGCTGCTGTGCGGTCCGCTCCTGCTCTCTGGGTGCTCGTGAGGCCAGGGATGGGCTCTGTCCCTCCCCTGGGCTCCCAGCACCAAGCCCAGGGCCAGACACGCAGGGGGCTGGAGAGGCTGCCAtccaggtgggggcagggagacagATCAGAGAAGGAAACATGAGCCCGAGCCCAGTCCCGCCACTTTGATCTTTGACCAGGTGGAGGACCACAGTGCTCGAAAGCCTGTGAGCTTCAGGGTGAAGGAGACTGTATGCCCCAGGACGAGCCAGCAGCCCCCGGAGCAGTGTGACTTCAAGGAGAATGGGGTGAGCCTGGGGGCTGGAGGCTGAGGGCTGGGATAAATGCTTCTCAGGGAGCTGAGCAGGGGCCTTCAGGGAAGATCTCCAGCCCCTGGGGTGTGAGGTGAGGTGAAGCTGGGAGGTTATGACCCAGGGTTTCCAGTTTTACCTGGAGCCTCCCCTTCCAGCTGCTGAAAGAGTGTGTGGGGACAGTCACCCTGGACCAGGTTGGGAGCAACTTTGACATCACCTGTGCTGTGGTGAGTGACCCCTCCTGGGTTGTGAAGCATCTGGGGGTAGTGTGTCAAACATCCTTTGGACCAATGACCCGCTGCCCCATCCAGGGCAGAGAAAGGCCCTCCTACCccggcccctccctcccccaagcccCAGGTCTCCAGCCCTGGGGCTGCGTCCCTTAGAGCGGTGGTTCTCTACTGGAGTCCGTATCTGGGAACTGACAGAGAGGCAGATTCTCAGCCCCACTGAGACCTCCTGAATCTGACTCTGGGGTGGGGTCCAGCCATTTGTATTTTCAGAAGGCCTCCAGGGGATTCTGACTGTGCTGAAGTTTGAGAGGCACTGACTTGAGTCATGAGCTGTCAGCCCCTGCTGTTGTCCAGCTTTGCTGGGATGGGCTTGTGACCCCAGAAAGCCCTATGTCTCAGATTCCTCATATGTCTGTG is a genomic window of Cervus canadensis isolate Bull #8, Minnesota chromosome 22, ASM1932006v1, whole genome shotgun sequence containing:
- the LOC122424254 gene encoding cathelicidin antimicrobial peptide isoform X3, whose product is METQRASLSLGRWSLWLLLLGLVLPSASAQAPSYREAVLRAVDQLNEKSSEANLYRLLELDPPPEQDVEDHSARKPVSFRVKETVCPRTSQQPPEQCDFKENGLLKECVGTVTLDQVGSNFDITCAVPQSVRGLRRLFKKIVRGWKRMRTQMSRSL
- the LOC122424254 gene encoding cathelicidin antimicrobial peptide isoform X1, with product METQRASLSLGRWSLWLLLLGLVLPSASAQAPSYREAVLRAVDQLNEKSSEANLYRLLELDPPPEQDVEDHSARKPVSFRVKETVCPRTSQQPPEQCDFKENGLLKECVGTVTLDQVGSNFDITCAVPQSVRGLRRLFKKIVRGWKRYGPIIVPIIRLIG
- the LOC122424254 gene encoding cathelicidin antimicrobial peptide isoform X4; its protein translation is METQRASLSLGRWSLWLLLLGLVLPSASAQAPSYREAVLRAVDQLNEKSSEANLYRLLELDPPPEQDVEDHSARKPVSFRVKETVCPRTSQQPPEQCDFKENGPQSVRGLRRLFKKIVRGWKRYGPIIVPIIRLIG